The following coding sequences are from one Gossypium hirsutum isolate 1008001.06 chromosome A12, Gossypium_hirsutum_v2.1, whole genome shotgun sequence window:
- the LOC121211408 gene encoding transketolase, chloroplastic-like produces the protein MGERKQEVKASNAPLRGRPQKNLGCVASRKSAPRDAVVKFEGKAPARTYAIRAQEEAESPDVITVSELKIELVQVVCKFTDVFPEELPGLPSVREIEFGIELVPGFLSGSASLASSNMTLLKMYGNFQKDTPEERNLWFGVREHGMGAICNGITHHSPDLILYCATFFVFTDYMRAAIRMSLMETKLPVHTKLLSSIETHLPLSHTLQKNYPNYPELPSRGSKKVATFISDNSSGNNPDIVLIETDSELEIVVKAGNELRKDEKAVRVVSLVSWELFDNQSDA, from the exons ATGGGAGAGAGAAAGCAAGAAGTAAAGGCAAGCAATGCTccattgaggggtagaccacaaaagaacctgGGATGCGTGGCTTCTAGAAAAAGTGCACCCAGAGACGCTGTAGTGAAGTTCGAGGGCAAagcacctgcaaggacttatgctattcgagctcAGGAAGAAGCAgaatctcccgatgtgatcacgg tgtctgagttgaagattgaattggtACAAGTGGTCTGTAAGTTTACAGACGTGTTCCCGGAAGAATTACCCGGACTACCTTCAGTGAGGGAAatcgagtttggaattgagttagttCCTG GTTTTCTCAGTGGAAGTGCAAGCCTTGCTTCTTCCAACATGACATTGCTCAAAATGTATGGTAATTTCCAGAAAGACACCCCCGAGGAACGTAATCTTTGGTTTGGTGTTAGAGAACACGGAATGGGAGCCATCTGCAACGGCATTACACATCACAGCCCTGACCTTATTCTGTATTGTGCTACTTTCTTTGTTTTTACCGACTATATGAGAGCTGCTATTAGGATGTCT CTGATGGAAACGAAACTGCCGGTGCATACAAAGTTGTTATCCTCAATAGAAACACACCTTCCATTATCGCACACTCTCCAGAAAAACTACCCCAACTACCCGGAACTTCCATCGAGGGGGTCGAAAAAGGTGGCTACATTTATATCagacaattcttcaggaaacaacCCTGACATAGTCCTAATTGAAACTGATTCTGAGTTGGAAATTGTCGTTAAAGCTGGCAATGAACTAAGGAAGGACGAAAAAGCTGTTCGAGTTGTCTCCCTTGTTTCTTGGGAACTATTCGATAATCAATCAGACGCCTAA